A window of the Roseburia sp. 831b genome harbors these coding sequences:
- a CDS encoding three component ABC system middle component gives MSINNIKRLSLNPHFYSLLMQSFLSGYENPCEIKLPFMAIPILLYAESREKLVNANKRSRIDTLFQSPQTINENKISGRTRLSGYVERYNSLKPYCKEAIIILSSEQKITISNHKIVLIKNINYKDFQGTIKEWIKCAFYLGVVFSKTTEDHLSFFLGVDTK, from the coding sequence ATGAGCATAAATAATATAAAAAGGCTTTCACTGAATCCTCATTTTTATTCATTACTAATGCAGAGTTTTCTTTCTGGTTATGAAAATCCTTGTGAGATAAAATTACCGTTTATGGCAATTCCTATTTTGCTTTATGCTGAATCGCGAGAAAAATTAGTGAATGCAAATAAAAGAAGTCGAATAGATACATTATTCCAATCTCCTCAAACTATTAATGAAAACAAGATTTCTGGAAGAACACGATTATCAGGCTATGTAGAAAGATATAATTCACTTAAACCATATTGTAAGGAAGCAATTATTATATTATCTTCTGAACAAAAAATAACTATTAGCAATCATAAGATTGTGCTTATTAAGAATATTAATTACAAAGATTTTCAGGGGACAATCAAAGAATGGATTAAATGTGCATTTTACCTTGGAGTTGTATTTTCCAAAACCACTGAAGATCATCTATCTTTCTTTTTAGGAGTTGATACAAAATGA
- a CDS encoding ABC-three component system protein: protein MDILGKFTIEDAKTSIDGISEEFSKYIGHIPSENRDGYIGALLGEILIKVKEPPHKWEVTKPVFDEIQQVQSIAYGAKGFAPLPDEYAKTVIPESKIITFNQKKFVESIREIKYDKMIPSAITDYWKADLTVAKYFKDNLMYLRSLELYIDKLSEKMKYSKENSDLDAEGATEEEQIKISKKLYNGVMSWDADDFGSIIRNQGYFQRGVIHNIVDETNFKWKVGEEKNEHK, encoded by the coding sequence TTGGACATATTAGGCAAATTTACGATTGAGGATGCTAAAACTTCAATAGATGGTATATCTGAGGAATTTTCTAAATATATAGGTCATATTCCATCGGAAAATAGAGACGGATATATTGGTGCATTGCTTGGTGAAATATTAATAAAAGTGAAAGAACCTCCTCATAAATGGGAAGTAACTAAGCCTGTATTTGATGAAATTCAACAGGTACAGTCAATTGCATATGGAGCAAAAGGATTTGCTCCTCTTCCAGATGAATATGCAAAAACGGTAATTCCAGAAAGCAAGATTATTACGTTTAACCAGAAAAAATTTGTTGAGTCTATTCGTGAGATTAAGTATGACAAAATGATACCAAGTGCAATTACCGATTATTGGAAGGCAGATTTAACCGTTGCTAAATATTTTAAGGACAACCTTATGTATTTAAGAAGTCTAGAGTTATATATAGATAAATTATCCGAAAAAATGAAATATAGCAAAGAGAATAGCGATTTAGATGCGGAGGGAGCAACTGAGGAAGAACAGATAAAAATTTCAAAGAAGCTATATAATGGAGTAATGAGTTGGGATGCGGATGATTTTGGTTCTATTATTCGTAATCAAGGATATTTTCAGCGAGGAGTTATACATAATATAGTTGATGAAACGAATTTTAAATGGAAGGTAGGTGAAGAAAAGAATGAGCATAAATAA
- a CDS encoding PD-(D/E)XK nuclease family transposase gives MNTELKNAVKATDKDAQYDTSAKRLLGQKSILAHILVKTVDEFKGMNPKDVVDCIEGTPHISTVPVEPGLTNAVSEKNGERLVGFNTENEEINEGVVRFDIVFYVRMKDGLSQIIINVETQKDEPKGYEILNRAIFYVSRLISSQKERDFENSSYDDIKRVYSIWVCMNMDENSMSHVHLTKEDLIGSYEWKGNLDLLNIIMLGLAKNLPEHDETYELHRLLGALLSKELTIDEKLNIIGNEYDIPIEENFRKDVSVMCNLSQGIKEDGIAIGEARKEEKIILNMHNNGFTVEQIAMATDKNVEEVKAIIAGKEPALA, from the coding sequence GTGAATACAGAATTGAAAAATGCAGTGAAAGCAACAGATAAGGATGCACAGTATGACACGAGTGCAAAGCGTCTGTTAGGACAGAAAAGCATACTGGCACATATACTGGTAAAAACAGTTGATGAGTTTAAGGGCATGAATCCCAAAGATGTGGTCGACTGCATCGAGGGAACACCACATATCAGTACGGTACCGGTGGAGCCTGGACTTACAAATGCAGTCAGTGAAAAAAATGGTGAGAGACTGGTCGGTTTCAACACAGAAAATGAAGAAATCAATGAAGGTGTGGTAAGATTTGATATCGTTTTTTATGTGCGTATGAAAGACGGATTGTCACAGATTATCATAAATGTGGAAACTCAAAAAGATGAGCCGAAGGGATACGAAATCTTAAACCGGGCAATCTTTTATGTGAGCAGACTAATCTCATCACAAAAAGAACGTGATTTTGAGAACTCCAGCTACGATGACATTAAGCGTGTATATTCAATTTGGGTATGTATGAACATGGACGAGAACAGCATGAGCCATGTGCATCTCACAAAAGAAGATTTGATCGGTTCTTATGAATGGAAAGGAAATCTTGATTTGTTGAATATTATAATGCTTGGACTGGCAAAGAATCTGCCGGAACATGATGAGACATATGAACTGCACCGTCTGCTGGGAGCATTGTTATCCAAGGAACTTACAATAGATGAAAAACTAAATATAATTGGAAATGAATACGATATTCCTATTGAGGAGAACTTCAGGAAGGATGTGAGTGTTATGTGTAACTTGAGTCAGGGAATAAAAGAAGATGGTATTGCGATTGGAGAAGCAAGAAAAGAAGAAAAAATTATTCTTAATATGCATAACAATGGTTTTACTGTAGAGCAGATTGCTATGGCTACAGATAAAAACGTAGAAGAAGTGAAAGCGATTATTGCAGGGAAAGAACCTGCACTTGCATAG
- a CDS encoding recombinase family protein, which produces MKKQLKCYIYTRVSTSMQVDGYSLDAQKDKLQKYADYQDMIIAGEYSDEGKSGKSVEGRPQFQQMLQDIETGKDNIDFVLVFKLSRFGRNAADVLSSLQRMQDFGVNLICVEDGIDSSKDAGKLMISVLSAVAEIERENILVQTMEGRRQKAREGKWNGGFAPYGYQLINGELHIAEDEAEVIRIIYDKYANTTMGIAAIATFLNNSGYKKKLRQNNTIEGFSTSFVKGVLDNPVYCGKLAFGRRKNEKIPGTRNEYHVVKQNNYMLNDGIHEAIVSEELWNQAHKKRQETGVGNVKTHSLDHEHILSGIIKCPICGSGMYGNVNRKKHPDGGYYRDYFYYACKHRTYVNGHKCTYRKQWSEDKINAAVEEVIRKLVNNPKFKTEIQKHIGQSIDTQELDREHTGLQERLKQVTGAKNKLASQMDNLSVSDKHYDKKYEDMQVRLDKFYDEIEEIETLIEEVETRLYNIRQDKISGDNVYQFLLFFDKLYDRFTDREKKTFMKSFLEEVNIYEAEQEDGRILRSLKFRFPVFFNDQELYELDWDNESTVETVCLLSRKLDN; this is translated from the coding sequence ATGAAAAAACAACTAAAATGCTACATCTACACCCGTGTATCCACTTCCATGCAGGTAGATGGCTACAGTTTAGATGCGCAAAAAGACAAATTGCAAAAATACGCTGATTACCAAGATATGATTATCGCTGGGGAATACTCTGACGAAGGTAAATCCGGTAAAAGCGTGGAGGGTCGCCCACAATTTCAACAGATGCTTCAGGATATTGAAACAGGTAAAGACAACATTGATTTCGTACTCGTATTCAAGCTATCCCGATTTGGACGAAATGCAGCGGATGTTTTATCATCTCTTCAGCGAATGCAGGATTTTGGTGTTAATCTTATCTGTGTGGAAGATGGTATCGACAGTTCTAAAGACGCGGGTAAGCTGATGATTTCCGTGTTATCCGCAGTGGCTGAAATAGAGCGTGAAAATATATTGGTGCAGACCATGGAAGGTCGCAGACAGAAGGCACGAGAAGGTAAGTGGAATGGTGGATTTGCTCCTTATGGATATCAGCTTATTAATGGTGAGTTGCATATTGCAGAGGATGAAGCTGAGGTAATACGAATTATTTACGATAAGTATGCCAACACAACCATGGGTATTGCCGCTATTGCCACATTCCTTAACAACAGCGGATACAAGAAAAAGCTTCGCCAGAACAATACCATTGAAGGCTTTTCCACATCCTTTGTTAAAGGTGTACTGGATAACCCTGTGTACTGCGGCAAACTTGCTTTTGGCAGAAGAAAGAATGAGAAGATTCCCGGAACAAGGAATGAGTATCATGTGGTAAAGCAGAACAATTATATGTTAAATGATGGTATTCATGAGGCCATAGTGTCAGAAGAGTTGTGGAATCAGGCACATAAAAAGAGACAGGAAACCGGTGTGGGAAATGTGAAAACGCACAGTCTGGATCACGAGCATATTTTATCCGGTATTATTAAATGTCCGATATGCGGTAGCGGTATGTATGGAAATGTGAATCGAAAGAAGCATCCAGATGGTGGTTATTACAGGGATTATTTTTATTATGCCTGCAAACACAGAACTTATGTGAATGGTCATAAATGTACTTACCGTAAGCAGTGGAGCGAAGATAAAATCAACGCAGCTGTAGAAGAAGTGATTCGTAAGCTGGTAAACAATCCCAAGTTTAAAACAGAGATTCAGAAGCACATCGGACAAAGCATTGATACGCAGGAGCTGGACAGAGAGCATACAGGTTTGCAGGAGCGATTAAAGCAGGTAACCGGAGCTAAGAACAAATTGGCAAGTCAGATGGATAATTTATCCGTATCGGACAAGCATTACGATAAGAAGTATGAAGATATGCAAGTCAGACTGGACAAGTTTTATGATGAAATAGAAGAAATCGAAACTCTGATTGAAGAAGTGGAGACCAGACTATATAATATTAGGCAGGATAAAATATCCGGTGATAATGTGTATCAGTTCTTATTATTTTTTGATAAGCTGTACGACAGATTTACGGATAGGGAGAAAAAGACATTTATGAAGAGCTTCCTTGAGGAAGTTAATATCTATGAGGCAGAACAAGAGGATGGCAGGATTTTAAGAAGTCTCAAGTTCCGCTTTCCTGTATTTTTCAATGATCAGGAACTATATGAACTTGATTGGGACAACGAAAGTACCGTTGAGACGGTATGTCTTTTATCGAGAAAGCTTGATAATTGA